From Rutidosis leptorrhynchoides isolate AG116_Rl617_1_P2 chromosome 3, CSIRO_AGI_Rlap_v1, whole genome shotgun sequence, a single genomic window includes:
- the LOC139901146 gene encoding uncharacterized protein, producing MALDKKESDHYPLILRDKIIDFVLKPFKVFDEWLKKEGVERVILDGWGKRVSGSRIDCLFRDTLKNVKLEKKAWSKTDFGNIDNKINSLKVEVNKWETKAEQGGLSNADRECWIDTCRKWIAKEKLKTIMLKQKARIRCKADHNRPVMLGCHGLGGPELKKITDTEALELENIFTEAKIWEAINECGSTETTWPDEFNLGFYKKFWSIIKDDLLEATHAFWNIGEISKGCNASVSN from the exons ATGGCTCTAGATAAAAAGGAATCGGACCATTATCCCCTCATTCTTAGAGATAAAATCATTGACTTTGTTCTGAAACCTTTTAAGGTGTTTGATGAATGGCTCAAAAAAGAAGGTGTTGAGCGAGTAATTTTAGATGGTTGGGGTAAAAGGGTCAGCGGTTCGAGGATAGATTGTTTATTTAGGGATACATTAAAGAATGTTAAACTTGAAAAGAAGGCTTGGAGCAAAACTGATTTTGGCAACATTGACAACAAGATTAACAGTCTAAAAGTCGAGGTAAATAAATGGGAAACAAAGGCTGAACAAGGTGGATTAAGTAATGCAGATAGAGAATGTTGGATTGATACTTGTAGAAAATGGATtgcaaaagaaaaacttaaaacgaTCATGTTGAAACAAAAGGCCCGTATTCGATG CAAGGCTGATCATAACAGGCCGGTTATGTTGGGCTGTCATGGGCTTGGTGGGCCTGAACTAAAAAAAATCACAGATACTGAAGCACTAGAACTCGAAAACATATTTACTGAAGCTAAAATTTGGGAGGCAATAAATGAGTGTGGAAGTACAGAAACTACTTGGCCAGATGAGTTTAATTTAGGATTCTACAAAAAATTCTGGAGCATTATTAAAGATGACCTTCTCGAGGCAACTCATGCGTTTTGGAATATCGGAGAAATATCAAAAGGTTGTAATGcatctgtaagtaactag